The genomic stretch CTGTCAGAATGAAACGAACTTGACAACTATGGTGATTCCGTTAAGAAGGATCAAGGGAAGTCTCATGTATTGAGCCGCGTAGATGAGGCCAATGATCTGTCCTTTGAAGGTGTTTGCTCCATGGGCGCCTCCAACATCAGCGAAGCTCCATCGTCTGGGAGTAAGAAAACGGTCTTCATTCAATATGGCAAAAGCATTGGCTATAAGTAGGAAACCCTGAAGAACTGTCCACAGCCCCATCTCTGCAAAGTAAAAGTTGGACATCGGTCACAACGAAAGAGTGCGTAACGGTATGTTTTACGAAATAGTGATCTTTATCATTGGTTGCAACCGTGTTCGGTTGAAGACCACGATTGCACAAGCAATAACAATTGCCATCATTTTTCCTACGAAATATATATAACTGAATGATGATGTATTGTGCACTTAATCTACAACATCTGTAGCGCTGGAA from Lolium rigidum isolate FL_2022 chromosome 4, APGP_CSIRO_Lrig_0.1, whole genome shotgun sequence encodes the following:
- the LOC124648625 gene encoding immediate early response 3-interacting protein 1-like; this translates as MGLWTVLQGFLLIANAFAILNEDRFLTPRRWSFADVGGAHGANTFKGQIIGLIYAAQYMRLPLILLNGITIVVKFVSF